The following coding sequences lie in one Lolium perenne isolate Kyuss_39 chromosome 2, Kyuss_2.0, whole genome shotgun sequence genomic window:
- the LOC127335832 gene encoding putative kinase-like protein TMKL1 → MRRTIVNAILFTVLAAIVLLSLCYLVRCYRRCRRRRRGAVLPSHGARADRFQAAGSSDYGTGAGEELLRFPGGEGLTVASILEAPGEVVAKSAHSTLYRAGLSAGEAVALLRFLRPVCSASAEEAAAAAGLLGAVQHPNLVPIRALYVGPRGEKLLVHPFYAAGSLRRFLQEGINDSQRWEIICKLSIGIVKGLDHLHTRSQKPIIHGNLKTNNIMLDADFQPRISDYGLYLLLNPAAAQDMLETSAVQGYKAPELIKMREVTRESDIYSLGVILLEMLAQKEAGSDSPPNARDIHLPASFKDLVLERKISDAFGSDLVRQSKNSGWEESLNAFFGLATACCNPSPSLRPDTKRILKRLEEISR, encoded by the exons ATGCGGCGGACAATCGTCAACGCCATCCTCTTCACGGTCCTGGCCGCCATAGTCCTGCTGTCCCTCTGCTACCTCGTGCGCTGCTACCGCCGctgccggcgccgccgccgcggcgcgGTGCTGCCCTCGCACGGGGCCAGGGCCGACCGGTTCCAGGCGGCCGGGTCCAGCGACTACGGCACCGGCGCGGGGGAGGAGCTGCTCAGGTTCCCCGGCGGCGAGGGGCTCACGGTGGCCTCGATCCTGGAGGCGCCCGGGGAGGTGGTGGCCAAGTCGGCGCACAGCACGCTCTACCGCGCCGGGCTCAGCGCCGGCGAGGCCGTCGCCCTGCTCCGCTTCCTCCGCCCCGTCTGCTCCGCGAGCGCCGAGGAGGCGGCCGCCGCCGCGGGGCTGCTCGGCGCAGTGCAGCACCCGAATCTCGTGCCGATCCGCGCGCTCTACGTCGGCCCGCGTGGGGAGAAGCTGCTCGTGCACCCCTTCTACGCCGCCGGCTCGCTCCGCCGCTTCTTGCAAG AGGGAATCAATGATTCACAGAGATGGGAGATAATCTGCAAGCTATCTATTGGCATTGTCAAGGGACTGGACCACCTTCACACAAGATCGCAGAAGCCAATCATTCATGGCAACCTCAAGACAAACAACATTATGCTCGATGCAGATTTCCAGCCCAGGATATCAGACTATGGCCTCTACCTCCTGCTGAACCCTGCTGCCGCACAAGACATGCTTGAGACCTCCGCTGTGCAAGGATATAAGGCCCCTGAGCTGATCAAGATGAGGGAAGTCACGAGGGAGAGCGACATCTACAGCCTGGGAGTGATCCTGCTCGAGATGCTCGCTCAGAAGGAGGCGGGAAGCGATAGCCCGCCGAACGCCCGCGACATCCACCTTCCCGCCTCGTTCAAAGATCTGGTTCTCGAGAGGAAGATATCGGATGCCTTTGGCTCCGACCTGGTCAGACAGAGTAAGAACTCGGGTTGGGAAGAGAGTCTCAACGCGTTCTTCGGACTGGCGACGGCTTGCTGTAACCCTTCGCCGTCCTTGAGACCGGACACCAAGCGTATTCTGAAGAGGCTGGAAGAGATATCGAGATGA